The following are encoded together in the Streptomyces rapamycinicus NRRL 5491 genome:
- a CDS encoding serine/threonine-protein kinase codes for MTSDGDDVRLIGGRYQLGNRLGRGGMGTVWRAYDQMLEREVAAKELNVASDDHEYHRRLRRALREARTVARVHHPHVVGVHDLVEHDGRLWIVMELIDGPNLARRIADDGPLTPGHTAALGLQLLGALEAVHAAGALHRDVKPANVLLRRDGSAVLTDFGIAALEDDESLTSTGELLGSIGYMAPERLTAEEAGPPSDLWSLGATLSAVASGVAPFQRSTGAAALHAVTFADPEIPERVGALRPVVEALLNKSPDQRPSAATVGAALRRLADGADDPGPLPPAGTPGGFPEPPTAVAATSANVMDPPTLTATPAATAPHTRSGPPAPTAPHTLTGSPTLGGAPALDREPTVMDQAAASPPRSRGRGRARTWWWAAGSAVAVAALAAGLFFAFGPPSDGDGDDDAAQPTTSTSKVTVDASRGWQSATSTPVQKGDKVSVRYTSGTWTVDSANLPLVGPAGHTAADDQSLRFAWQDCKVDSSVTFGALLGRFPGIPDNPHAVHRAWSFQATRSGTLQLRANDREGCLDDNKGALTLTVQITH; via the coding sequence GTGACATCGGATGGGGACGACGTACGGCTTATCGGCGGCCGCTACCAGCTGGGCAACCGGCTGGGGCGAGGCGGCATGGGCACGGTCTGGCGCGCTTACGACCAGATGCTGGAGCGCGAGGTCGCTGCCAAGGAGCTGAACGTCGCGAGCGACGACCACGAGTACCACCGACGATTGCGCCGGGCGCTGAGAGAGGCGCGTACCGTCGCCCGGGTGCACCACCCGCATGTGGTGGGCGTCCATGACCTGGTCGAACACGACGGCCGGCTGTGGATCGTGATGGAGCTGATCGACGGCCCCAACCTGGCCCGTCGGATCGCGGACGACGGCCCCCTCACCCCCGGCCACACCGCCGCCCTCGGGCTGCAGCTGCTCGGCGCGCTGGAGGCCGTGCACGCCGCCGGGGCGCTGCACCGCGACGTCAAGCCCGCCAACGTCCTGCTGCGCCGGGACGGCAGCGCCGTGCTCACCGACTTCGGCATCGCCGCCCTGGAAGACGACGAGTCGCTCACCTCCACCGGTGAACTCCTCGGCTCCATCGGCTACATGGCGCCCGAGCGACTGACCGCGGAGGAGGCCGGCCCGCCGTCGGACCTGTGGTCGCTGGGCGCGACCCTGTCCGCGGTCGCCTCCGGCGTAGCGCCCTTCCAGCGCTCCACGGGGGCCGCCGCGCTGCACGCGGTCACCTTCGCGGATCCGGAGATCCCGGAACGGGTCGGCGCCCTGCGGCCCGTCGTCGAGGCCCTGCTGAACAAGTCACCGGACCAGCGCCCGTCCGCGGCCACGGTCGGAGCCGCGCTGCGGCGCCTGGCGGACGGGGCGGACGACCCGGGCCCGCTGCCCCCGGCGGGCACTCCGGGCGGCTTCCCGGAGCCCCCCACGGCCGTGGCGGCCACCTCCGCGAACGTGATGGACCCCCCGACGCTGACCGCGACCCCCGCGGCGACCGCACCCCACACCCGCAGCGGGCCCCCCGCCCCCACCGCCCCCCACACCCTCACCGGATCGCCCACCCTCGGCGGGGCCCCCGCCCTGGACCGGGAACCGACCGTCATGGACCAGGCGGCCGCGTCACCCCCTCGATCCCGCGGCCGGGGCCGGGCCCGGACCTGGTGGTGGGCGGCGGGCTCCGCGGTCGCGGTGGCCGCCCTCGCCGCCGGGCTCTTCTTCGCCTTCGGCCCCCCGTCCGACGGCGACGGGGACGACGACGCGGCGCAGCCCACCACCAGCACCAGCAAGGTGACCGTGGACGCGTCGCGCGGCTGGCAGTCCGCGACGAGCACCCCGGTCCAGAAGGGCGACAAGGTGTCGGTCCGCTACACCAGCGGCACCTGGACCGTGGACTCCGCCAACCTCCCCCTCGTCGGCCCGGCCGGCCACACCGCCGCCGACGACCAATCCCTCCGCTTCGCCTGGCAGGACTGCAAGGTGGACTCGTCGGTCACCTTCGGCGCCCTCCTGGGCCGCTTCCCCGGAATCCCCGACAACCCCCACGCCGTACACCGCGCCTGGAGCTTCCAGGCCACCCGCTCGGGCACCCTGCAACTCCGCGCCAACGACCGCGAGGGCTGCCTCGACGACAACAAGGGAGCCCTCACCCTCACCGTGCAGATCACCCACTGA
- a CDS encoding cupin domain-containing protein, which yields MAGSAESQARLAELSSAITVLQSAKPPFVPEGAEGMTIRVDYPPGNPGLPPHRHSGPAFGYVLEGEMLFELEGEPERVIRAGETFWEPGGEVIHYQDGNNRTDAWSRFIVTMFCAPGQPMVTLVDDEELVQRRHLRAPRPGA from the coding sequence ATGGCAGGCAGCGCCGAGAGCCAAGCGCGTTTGGCGGAGCTGAGCTCGGCGATCACCGTGCTGCAGTCGGCGAAGCCGCCGTTCGTGCCGGAGGGAGCGGAGGGAATGACGATCCGCGTGGACTACCCACCCGGCAACCCCGGCCTGCCCCCGCACCGCCACTCGGGCCCCGCCTTCGGCTACGTGCTGGAGGGCGAGATGCTCTTCGAGCTGGAAGGCGAGCCGGAGCGAGTGATCAGGGCGGGGGAGACGTTCTGGGAGCCGGGCGGCGAGGTCATCCACTACCAGGACGGAAACAACCGGACGGACGCCTGGAGCCGCTTCATCGTCACCATGTTCTGCGCACCGGGCCAGCCCATGGTCACCCTGGTCGACGACGAGGAACTGGTCCAGCGCCGGCACCTACGGGCCCCCCGCCCGGGCGCGTGA
- a CDS encoding FG-GAP and VCBS repeat-containing protein, whose protein sequence is MRNRTRGVVGVAVGAVVTAAVAAGAGAVVSNGDGTDQKQPSPTAAAAGKTTPGDIDGDGYADLGVGAPDGTVSAKSKAGYVGVTYGAKAGVDTGRHGTLSQASPGIPGTPEASDHFGSAVLRGDVDGDGYGDLIVAANYEAIGSAKRAGSVTVVFGSKDGLSSDAIAFHAPKATAYALFGDRMAVGDYNHDGRDDIAISDGTEVQVVNGAANLRETATPKMSSVTPPGGGAGTEHLSSGDINGDGFADLVTVAYQDDPADEGTLGVLPGSSGGLKSTSLGEDVPLPFASYRAVVGDINGDGKDDVVTDTGFTDGPDDARLRTYPGTAGGLDTANPVNWTGKAQNGIASRLTDINGDGHDDLVVSDTDAEAPGGYNDAGAITVLKGTKDWLTDAGAQTFSLDTEGVPGEMTGGDWFGDAISPADYNGDGKPDLAVGVPNRTEGAGAVALLYAGADGLTAEGSALIGPSDLGSPADDAAFGKELSGPATK, encoded by the coding sequence GTGCGCAACAGAACCCGAGGTGTGGTGGGCGTGGCGGTGGGTGCCGTCGTGACCGCCGCTGTGGCCGCCGGGGCCGGCGCCGTGGTGTCGAACGGCGACGGGACCGACCAGAAGCAGCCCTCCCCCACGGCTGCCGCGGCGGGCAAGACCACACCGGGCGATATCGACGGCGACGGCTATGCCGACCTCGGTGTGGGCGCGCCCGACGGGACCGTTTCGGCGAAGTCCAAGGCGGGCTACGTGGGCGTGACCTACGGCGCCAAGGCCGGGGTCGACACCGGGCGGCACGGCACGTTGTCGCAGGCCAGCCCGGGGATCCCCGGTACGCCCGAGGCCTCGGACCACTTCGGCTCGGCCGTGCTGCGCGGCGATGTGGACGGGGACGGGTACGGCGATCTGATCGTCGCCGCCAACTACGAGGCCATCGGCAGCGCCAAGCGGGCCGGTTCGGTCACGGTCGTCTTCGGCTCGAAGGACGGCCTCTCCAGCGACGCCATCGCCTTCCACGCGCCCAAGGCCACCGCCTACGCGCTGTTCGGCGACCGGATGGCCGTGGGCGACTACAACCACGACGGCCGCGACGACATCGCCATCTCCGACGGCACCGAGGTCCAGGTCGTGAACGGCGCGGCGAACCTGCGCGAGACGGCCACTCCGAAGATGTCCAGCGTCACCCCGCCCGGCGGCGGCGCGGGCACGGAACACCTGTCCTCCGGCGACATCAACGGGGACGGCTTCGCCGACCTGGTCACCGTCGCCTACCAGGACGACCCCGCCGACGAGGGCACGCTCGGCGTGCTGCCCGGTTCGTCCGGGGGGCTGAAGAGCACATCGCTGGGCGAGGACGTACCGCTGCCGTTCGCCTCGTACCGGGCCGTGGTGGGTGACATCAACGGCGACGGCAAGGACGACGTCGTCACGGACACCGGGTTCACGGACGGCCCGGACGACGCGCGTCTGCGGACGTACCCGGGCACGGCCGGGGGGCTCGACACCGCCAATCCGGTGAACTGGACGGGCAAGGCGCAGAACGGCATCGCCTCCCGCCTCACCGACATCAACGGCGACGGCCACGACGACCTCGTCGTCAGCGACACCGACGCCGAGGCCCCCGGGGGCTACAACGACGCCGGTGCCATCACGGTGCTCAAGGGCACCAAGGACTGGCTGACCGACGCGGGTGCGCAGACCTTCTCCCTCGACACCGAGGGCGTCCCCGGCGAAATGACGGGCGGCGACTGGTTCGGCGACGCCATCTCGCCGGCCGACTACAACGGCGACGGCAAGCCCGACCTGGCCGTCGGGGTCCCGAACCGGACCGAGGGCGCGGGCGCGGTGGCCCTGCTGTACGCGGGCGCCGACGGCCTCACCGCCGAGGGCTCCGCCCTCATCGGGCCGAGCGACCTCGGCTCCCCGGCGGACGACGCCGCGTTCGGCAAGGAGCTGTCCGGCCCCGCCACGAAGTAG
- a CDS encoding 4-hydroxybenzoate 3-monooxygenase, translating to MSETVEDTAVVIVGAGVAGLTLGNFLLRNGIGCVVLEKRSREYVERRQRAGTIDSRGVRMFRAWGLEEVVESFGAPEESISFRMDGEEFTQDLFDDEDGDFDDMVFCPQQVLVRNLTDAFLRDGGDLRYESAGISLEDIDSARPRVRYRDASGATRVVNCDYLAGCDGYHGVSRESVPAGALTRYSYDYGYAWLSVLADVTPDPSAMAIHSRGLAGIIPRGTTASRLYLQCAPDDTLEQWPDERVWSELEARFGVPVATGPVLHKQILPLRSVVYSPMSHGRLYLLGDAAHIVPPMSAKGINLALHDAEVFARAVIARLQKDDPALLTGYSETCLRHVWNYQAYAAWITEIMHNAGDASYEGEFRKQIARAELERQFSSPTANRLFGELAAGVN from the coding sequence ATGTCCGAAACAGTCGAGGACACCGCCGTGGTCATCGTGGGGGCCGGGGTCGCCGGACTGACGCTCGGCAATTTCCTGTTGCGCAACGGCATCGGCTGCGTCGTTCTCGAAAAGCGCAGCCGGGAATATGTCGAGCGGCGACAGCGGGCCGGGACCATCGACAGCCGCGGAGTGCGCATGTTCCGCGCGTGGGGGCTCGAAGAGGTCGTGGAGAGTTTCGGCGCTCCGGAGGAATCGATAAGCTTCCGGATGGACGGAGAAGAGTTCACGCAGGATCTCTTCGACGACGAGGACGGCGATTTCGACGATATGGTGTTCTGCCCTCAGCAGGTCCTCGTCCGGAACCTCACGGACGCTTTCCTGCGGGACGGCGGAGACCTCCGTTACGAGTCCGCCGGCATCTCCCTCGAAGACATCGACAGCGCACGTCCGCGCGTCCGCTACCGGGACGCCTCGGGCGCGACACGGGTCGTCAACTGCGACTATCTCGCCGGCTGCGACGGCTACCACGGGGTCAGCAGGGAATCCGTCCCCGCCGGCGCCCTTACTCGTTACTCCTACGACTACGGGTACGCCTGGCTGAGCGTCCTGGCCGATGTGACGCCGGACCCCTCGGCCATGGCGATCCATTCCCGCGGGCTGGCGGGAATCATCCCCCGTGGCACGACGGCCAGTCGTCTCTATCTCCAGTGCGCGCCGGACGACACCCTCGAGCAGTGGCCGGACGAGCGCGTCTGGAGCGAACTGGAAGCTCGTTTCGGTGTCCCCGTGGCGACCGGCCCGGTCCTCCACAAACAAATCCTGCCGCTCCGGAGTGTGGTCTACAGCCCCATGAGCCACGGCAGGCTTTATCTGCTCGGAGACGCGGCGCACATTGTCCCCCCGATGAGCGCGAAGGGAATCAACCTCGCGCTCCACGACGCCGAAGTGTTCGCCCGTGCCGTCATCGCCCGGCTCCAGAAGGACGATCCGGCCCTGCTCACCGGCTACTCGGAGACCTGTCTGCGCCATGTCTGGAACTACCAGGCATACGCGGCATGGATCACCGAGATCATGCACAACGCCGGTGACGCGTCCTACGAAGGAGAGTTCCGCAAGCAGATCGCCCGGGCGGAACTGGAACGCCAATTCAGCTCGCCCACGGCGAACCGCCTCTTCGGCGAACTCGCCGCCGGGGTGAATTAG
- a CDS encoding alpha/beta fold hydrolase → MPQTPPKTGRTHRLVPSPAGRIHLVEQGTGPLVLLVHGFPESWYSWRHQLPALAAAGYRVAAVDVRGYGRSSRPAAVDAYRMRELVADNVAVVEALGEESAVVIGHDWGSPIAANSALLRPDVFRAVGMLSVPYAPRGGPRPSEVFAGMGGDEEFYVSYFQEPGRAEAEIEPDVRGWLAGIYAALSGGTMPGPDLPDPHFVTRGRTLRERFPAGRLPAWLSEGDLDVYAGEFERTGLSGGLNRYRNMDRDWEDLVAYDSAPITQPSLFVGGALDASTAWMGDAIKAYPSTLPGLVGSHILEDCGHWIQQERPEEINRLLVDWLVSLPA, encoded by the coding sequence ATGCCGCAGACACCGCCCAAAACCGGCCGCACCCACCGTCTGGTGCCCTCACCCGCCGGGCGGATCCACCTCGTGGAGCAGGGCACCGGCCCGCTGGTGCTGCTCGTCCACGGCTTTCCGGAGTCCTGGTACTCATGGCGCCACCAGCTGCCCGCGCTGGCCGCGGCCGGGTACCGGGTGGCCGCCGTCGACGTCCGTGGGTACGGGCGCTCGTCCCGGCCCGCGGCGGTGGACGCGTACCGGATGCGGGAGCTGGTGGCGGACAACGTCGCCGTGGTGGAGGCGCTCGGCGAGGAGTCCGCCGTGGTGATCGGGCACGACTGGGGCTCGCCCATCGCCGCCAACTCCGCCCTGCTGCGCCCGGACGTGTTCCGGGCGGTCGGGATGCTGAGCGTGCCGTACGCCCCGCGTGGCGGCCCCAGGCCCTCCGAGGTCTTCGCCGGGATGGGCGGGGACGAGGAGTTCTACGTCTCGTACTTCCAGGAGCCGGGCCGGGCCGAGGCGGAGATCGAGCCGGATGTGCGCGGCTGGCTCGCGGGGATCTACGCCGCGCTGTCCGGCGGCACCATGCCCGGGCCCGATCTGCCCGACCCGCACTTCGTCACGCGCGGCCGGACGCTGCGCGAGCGGTTCCCCGCCGGACGGCTGCCCGCCTGGCTGAGCGAGGGGGACCTCGATGTCTACGCCGGTGAGTTCGAGCGGACCGGGCTGAGCGGAGGGCTGAACCGCTACCGGAACATGGACCGGGACTGGGAGGACCTGGTCGCGTACGACAGTGCGCCCATCACCCAGCCGTCGCTGTTCGTCGGCGGCGCCCTGGACGCCTCGACCGCCTGGATGGGCGACGCGATCAAGGCGTACCCGAGCACGCTGCCCGGGCTCGTCGGCTCGCACATCCTCGAGGACTGCGGCCACTGGATCCAGCAGGAGCGCCCGGAGGAAATCAATCGGCTGCTGGTCGACTGGCTGGTTTCGCTTCCCGCGTGA
- a CDS encoding MFS transporter yields MNGSPVSAAASDTGRRGPALVVLCLVQFMLVLDDNVVSVALPSIRDDLGFTAAGLAWVVNAYFLAFGGLLLLFGRMADLWGRRRVFLTGVALFGAASLLCGLAREPWQLVGGRFVQGAGAAMASPASLALITLLFPGDKERARAFGVWGAVAALGGTSGLVISGALTGLASWRWIFLINLPVALVALALLPRLVPESRTSRPVRLDIPGAVLGTGALVSLVYGLLQTESGWGRAAAGPLVLAVVLAFAFITVEARTAEPLVPLSFLSFRVRAVANGATLLFSAAFYAMAFLLMVHLQTVLGYRPLAAGVAYLPYGAGILAGMWLSSRAVAGLGMRWTLIMSFLISAAGLVLLSGVAPSDGYASGVLPGMLVTSLGCGLSLPALTVAALTGTTEENAGLGSAFLSSVQQVGGAVGVAVLVALATRRGKALAAADGPRRAAAEGFSHALSIAAALLALGAVLIAALLGKDRHPGHALAGKLTVDAGNPPALPTAPDDAAEDVTS; encoded by the coding sequence ATGAACGGCTCGCCGGTTTCGGCGGCGGCCTCCGACACCGGCCGCCGTGGACCGGCCCTGGTGGTGCTGTGCCTGGTGCAGTTCATGCTCGTCCTGGACGACAACGTGGTGAGCGTGGCGCTCCCCAGCATCCGCGACGACCTCGGCTTCACCGCCGCCGGCCTGGCCTGGGTCGTCAACGCCTACTTCCTCGCCTTCGGCGGGCTGTTGTTGCTCTTCGGCCGCATGGCCGACCTGTGGGGCCGCAGACGCGTCTTCCTGACCGGGGTGGCGCTGTTCGGCGCGGCGAGCCTGCTCTGTGGGCTGGCGCGGGAACCGTGGCAGCTTGTGGGCGGGCGGTTCGTCCAGGGCGCGGGAGCGGCCATGGCCAGTCCGGCCTCGCTGGCCCTGATCACCCTCCTGTTCCCCGGTGACAAGGAGCGTGCCAGGGCATTCGGCGTCTGGGGCGCCGTCGCGGCCTTGGGCGGCACCTCTGGCCTGGTGATATCCGGTGCGCTGACCGGCCTCGCATCCTGGCGCTGGATCTTCCTGATCAACCTGCCGGTGGCCCTCGTGGCGCTTGCCCTGCTCCCGCGCCTGGTCCCCGAGAGCCGGACCAGCCGCCCGGTACGCCTCGACATACCCGGTGCGGTACTGGGCACCGGCGCCCTGGTGTCCCTGGTCTACGGGCTGCTCCAGACCGAATCGGGCTGGGGACGCGCCGCTGCCGGACCCCTGGTACTCGCCGTCGTCCTGGCCTTCGCGTTCATCACGGTCGAGGCCCGCACCGCGGAGCCGCTGGTACCGCTGTCGTTCCTGTCCTTCCGCGTCCGTGCCGTCGCCAACGGGGCGACCCTGCTGTTCTCCGCCGCCTTCTACGCGATGGCCTTCCTGCTGATGGTGCACCTGCAAACCGTGCTGGGCTACCGCCCCCTCGCGGCCGGCGTCGCCTACCTGCCCTACGGCGCCGGGATCCTCGCGGGTATGTGGCTCTCCTCCCGGGCGGTGGCCGGGCTCGGCATGCGCTGGACGCTCATCATGTCGTTCCTGATCAGCGCGGCCGGACTGGTGCTGCTGTCCGGAGTGGCACCGAGCGACGGCTACGCCTCCGGAGTGCTGCCCGGCATGCTCGTCACGAGCCTCGGATGCGGACTGAGTCTGCCCGCCCTGACCGTCGCCGCGCTCACGGGCACGACCGAGGAGAACGCCGGCCTCGGCTCGGCCTTCCTGAGCTCGGTCCAACAGGTCGGTGGCGCGGTGGGCGTGGCGGTCCTGGTCGCGCTGGCCACCCGCCGCGGCAAGGCCCTGGCCGCGGCGGACGGCCCACGGCGTGCCGCGGCGGAAGGCTTCTCCCACGCGCTCTCCATCGCCGCCGCCCTCCTCGCGCTCGGCGCCGTCCTCATAGCCGCCCTGCTCGGGAAGGACCGCCATCCAGGTCACGCACTCGCCGGTAAGCTGACGGTCGATGCCGGAAACCCGCCAGCCCTCCCCACCGCCCCCGACGACGCCGCGGAAGACGTCACCTCATAG
- a CDS encoding GYD domain-containing protein encodes MATYITLLNWTEQGVRAYKDTTKRTEDFAAALKKLGAGLVDIYWTDGPYDLVCIVEAPDDETATAASLQLGALGNVRTTTLRAFGREDMGRIIAKVTG; translated from the coding sequence GTGGCGACGTACATCACGCTGCTGAACTGGACCGAGCAGGGAGTCCGCGCCTACAAGGACACCACCAAGCGCACCGAGGACTTCGCCGCGGCGCTGAAAAAGCTCGGGGCGGGGCTCGTGGACATCTACTGGACGGACGGGCCGTACGACCTCGTGTGCATCGTAGAGGCCCCGGACGACGAAACCGCGACCGCGGCGTCGCTGCAGCTCGGCGCGTTGGGCAATGTCCGCACCACGACTCTGCGGGCCTTCGGTCGGGAGGATATGGGCCGCATCATCGCCAAGGTCACCGGCTGA
- a CDS encoding sulfite exporter TauE/SafE family protein produces MSGCCGAELVLGGIVMAGASVQWLTGMGFALIAVPALVLLLGPADGVALANCGSGAICALGLIDGGWRRVRLTAMVPLVAASACTVPAGTWVAARLPEPVLLAGTGTLVSVAVLLVMAGMRVPALNGAKGALTAGAAGGFMNASAGVGGPPISLYAVNAGWTVREFVPNAQFYGIVVNAFSVATNGVPQLGPPLWALAATGMTAGAFIGKSLTTRVPDRTARLLVLLLALAGGLSTLAKGAWEL; encoded by the coding sequence ATGAGTGGTTGTTGCGGCGCGGAGCTGGTACTCGGCGGGATCGTCATGGCGGGGGCGTCCGTGCAGTGGCTGACGGGCATGGGGTTCGCGCTGATCGCGGTGCCCGCTCTCGTCCTGCTGCTCGGCCCGGCCGACGGCGTCGCCCTCGCCAACTGCGGGTCCGGTGCCATCTGCGCGCTGGGACTCATCGACGGCGGCTGGCGGCGGGTGCGGCTCACCGCGATGGTCCCCCTGGTCGCCGCCTCCGCCTGCACCGTCCCGGCCGGCACCTGGGTGGCCGCCCGCCTCCCCGAACCCGTCCTCCTGGCCGGTACGGGCACCCTGGTGAGCGTGGCCGTCCTGCTGGTGATGGCCGGTATGCGCGTCCCCGCCCTGAACGGCGCCAAAGGCGCCCTGACCGCCGGTGCCGCCGGAGGCTTCATGAACGCGTCGGCCGGTGTGGGCGGCCCGCCGATATCCCTGTACGCGGTGAACGCGGGCTGGACGGTCCGCGAGTTCGTGCCGAACGCGCAGTTCTACGGAATCGTGGTGAACGCGTTCTCCGTCGCCACCAACGGCGTCCCCCAACTCGGCCCGCCCCTATGGGCCTTGGCGGCGACAGGAATGACGGCGGGCGCCTTCATCGGCAAGTCCCTCACCACCCGCGTCCCCGACCGCACAGCCCGCCTGCTCGTCCTGCTGCTGGCGCTGGCAGGCGGGCTGTCCACGCTGGCGAAGGGGGCATGGGAGCTCTGA
- a CDS encoding AraC family transcriptional regulator — protein MPETRQPSPPPPTTPRKTSPHSGGGWLPHGYRLDTHSHPQGQLVYAAAGALATTTERGTWVAPANRVTWTPPGFDHSHRFYGRTDARLVVIPAELCDALVAHPSVFAVSPLLREALLALTDRREVRPGAHERLRAVVIDELTAAPEQSLHLPEPRDDRLRAVTDLLHADPGRTTTLTGLGRAVGASDRTLSRLFHTELGMSFHRWRTILRIHHALVHLTNGRSVTDTATECGWSNPSGFIEAFTEVVGQTPGRYRAGLRDDAR, from the coding sequence ATGCCGGAAACCCGCCAGCCCTCCCCACCGCCCCCGACGACGCCGCGGAAGACGTCACCTCATAGCGGAGGAGGCTGGCTTCCCCACGGGTACCGCCTCGACACCCACTCCCACCCCCAGGGTCAGCTGGTGTACGCGGCCGCCGGTGCCCTGGCCACCACGACCGAGCGCGGGACCTGGGTCGCCCCGGCCAACCGGGTGACGTGGACGCCGCCCGGTTTCGACCACTCCCATCGCTTCTACGGCAGGACCGACGCCCGGCTGGTCGTCATCCCGGCCGAGCTGTGCGACGCGCTCGTGGCACATCCCAGCGTGTTCGCGGTGAGCCCCCTGCTGCGTGAGGCGCTGCTGGCGCTGACCGATCGGCGGGAGGTCAGGCCCGGCGCCCATGAACGGCTGCGCGCGGTGGTGATCGACGAGCTCACCGCGGCCCCCGAGCAGTCCCTGCACCTGCCCGAACCCCGTGACGACCGGCTGCGTGCCGTCACCGACCTCCTGCACGCCGACCCCGGCCGGACCACGACCCTGACCGGGCTGGGGCGGGCCGTGGGTGCGAGTGACCGCACGCTGAGCCGTCTGTTCCACACCGAGCTGGGCATGAGCTTCCACCGGTGGCGCACCATCCTGCGCATCCACCACGCCTTGGTCCATCTCACCAACGGCCGGTCCGTCACCGACACCGCGACGGAGTGCGGGTGGTCCAACCCGTCGGGCTTCATCGAGGCGTTCACCGAGGTCGTCGGGCAGACTCCGGGCCGCTATCGGGCGGGTCTGCGCGACGACGCGCGGTAG
- a CDS encoding alpha/beta hydrolase, translating into MVIGLPRPPPRRRSAGDSVRRRRVRRVRPVRGVRPAAPILLANRIGGCLSSSVTSDGGPGGPGGPGGPGTSGGVVSNADWGLASGYVVVEPGARGRDLVAPDGTYYGVAPAAIVDLKAAVRYLRHNQGRVPGDTDRIVSSGTSAGGALSALLGASGDSPLYEPYLRELGAADASDAIFAGGGWCPIADLEHADMAYEWMFGGSALSSGELVDQTVSKEPLRPRTHQGPALHAVQPPPHDRRRRSTARPRSAPDAGPDVLGRRARGHSGPGCLHAMDRRGDGLPEVGALRAPMPPSPAWTARLPAPAAGRAGGLCGRGRGW; encoded by the coding sequence ATGGTCATAGGCTTGCCGCGGCCGCCGCCGCGCCGGCGGTCGGCGGGGGATTCGGTGCGCCGGCGGCGGGTGCGACGGGTTCGACCGGTTCGAGGGGTGCGACCGGCTGCCCCGATCCTCCTCGCCAACCGGATAGGCGGCTGTCTGTCGTCATCGGTGACGAGCGACGGCGGCCCCGGTGGTCCAGGAGGCCCCGGCGGTCCCGGGACGTCCGGCGGCGTGGTCAGCAACGCCGACTGGGGGCTCGCCTCGGGCTATGTCGTGGTGGAGCCGGGCGCACGGGGCCGTGACCTCGTCGCGCCGGACGGTACGTACTACGGCGTGGCGCCCGCCGCCATCGTCGACCTCAAGGCCGCCGTCCGGTATCTGCGCCACAACCAGGGCCGCGTCCCCGGCGACACCGACCGCATCGTCTCCTCCGGCACCAGCGCCGGAGGCGCCCTGTCCGCCCTGCTCGGCGCGTCCGGCGACAGCCCGTTGTACGAGCCGTATCTGCGGGAGCTGGGCGCGGCCGACGCGAGCGACGCCATCTTCGCCGGCGGCGGCTGGTGCCCCATCGCCGACCTCGAACATGCCGACATGGCGTACGAGTGGATGTTCGGCGGCAGCGCGCTGAGCTCGGGCGAGCTCGTCGACCAGACCGTCTCGAAGGAACCTCTTCGGCCGCGGACCCACCAAGGCCCGGCACTTCACGCCGTACAGCCTCCGCCACACGACCGGCGACGACGGAGCACGGCTCGACCGCGATCTGCCCCGGACGCTGGCCCTGATGTACTGGGACGCCGGGCACGGGGCCACTCAGGACCCGGATGCCTTCATGCGATGGATCGGCGAGGTGACGGGCTACCGGAGGTAGGGGCCCTCAGAGCTCCCATGCCCCCTTCGCCAGCGTGGACAGCCCGCCTGCCAGCGCCAGCAGCAGGACGAGCAGGCGGGCTGTGCGGTCGGGGACGCGGGTGGTGA
- a CDS encoding LysE family translocator, whose protein sequence is MVSTESILAFAAMSLLVIVIPGPSVLFVVGRALAYGRRTALETVLGNVVGCYLLVIAVAWGLGALVQSSAAVFTGVKLAGAAYLVHLGVQAFRRRGEMRVTDMEAPARAQRGDLRTVLDGIFVGVTNPKGIVFFAAVLPQFVNHSAGHLPLQMMVLGLVPVTIGLITDTLWGLGASAARSWFARSDRRLSMVGGAGGLAMIGLGVTVAATGRAD, encoded by the coding sequence ATGGTGTCCACGGAGAGCATTCTCGCGTTCGCGGCGATGTCGCTACTGGTGATCGTGATTCCGGGGCCGAGTGTGCTGTTCGTGGTCGGCCGGGCCCTCGCCTACGGCCGTCGCACGGCCCTGGAGACGGTCCTCGGCAACGTCGTCGGCTGCTATCTGCTCGTGATCGCCGTGGCGTGGGGTCTCGGCGCGCTGGTGCAGAGCTCGGCGGCGGTGTTCACGGGCGTGAAGCTGGCAGGGGCGGCGTATCTCGTCCATCTGGGCGTGCAGGCGTTCCGGCGCCGCGGGGAGATGCGCGTGACGGACATGGAGGCCCCGGCCCGTGCGCAGCGGGGCGATCTGCGCACGGTCCTGGACGGCATTTTCGTCGGCGTCACGAACCCGAAGGGCATCGTCTTCTTCGCGGCCGTGCTACCGCAGTTCGTCAACCACTCGGCGGGCCACCTTCCGCTGCAGATGATGGTGCTGGGTCTGGTCCCGGTCACCATCGGGCTGATCACGGACACCCTGTGGGGCCTGGGCGCCTCGGCGGCCCGTTCCTGGTTCGCCCGCTCCGACCGGCGGCTGTCGATGGTCGGCGGGGCGGGTGGCCTCGCGATGATCGGCCTGGGCGTGACCGTGGCGGCGACCGGTCGCGCCGACTGA